The window GCCCCGGAAGGGCTGGACTACCGCGGCGTGTTTCTCGGCAGCCCGCACGCCGTGCTGGCGGTGGACAGCTGGGGACGCGTGACCGCGGCCAACCCGGCGTGCCGCGACCTGTGGCACGCGCCGGCGGGGTCGCTGATCGACGCGCCCTTCCTGTCGCTGGTGTGGCCCGAGGACCGCGCGCGCGCCCAGGAGGCGCTCGACGCCGCCCGCGCCGGCGCCGCCCCCGAGCTGCCGCTGGCGCTGGCCCGCCGCGACGGCAACCGCCAGGAGACCACCGCGCGGCTGGTGCTGGTGGACGGCTGCACCCTGCTCTACCTGTGCGCCGTCCCCGAGCTGGCCGCCGGGCTGGCCGCCGACGCGGTGCTGCGCGAGATCGTGGACGGGAGCGCCGAGCTCTTCTTCTACCACCAGGACGGAGCCGGCGTGCTGGAGTACGTGTCGCCCGGCGTGTCGCGGGTGCTGGGGTACGCGCCCGAAGAGCTGGTGGGCACCCCGCTGGAGCGCCTCGCCGAGCCCTGCCCGGCGGGACCCGCCCCGGAAGCGGCGGCCGAGAACGGCGCCTCGCACATCCACGCCTTCCGCGACCGTCGCGGCCGCACCGTGTACCTGGAGCTGATCGAGGCGCCCGTGCGCCGCGGCAGCGGCGACGCCGGGGTGCAGGGGCTGGCGCGCGACGTGACGCGGCAGAAGCGGCTCGAGGAGCAGCTGGTGCACGAGGCGCTGCACGACCCGCTCACCGGGCTTCCCAACCGCGCGCTCTTCCTGGACCGCCTGCAGCACACCGCCCGCGCCTCCACCCGCGACCCCGGGGCGCTCTTCGCGATCCTGCTGGTGGACGTGGACGACTTCAAGCACATCAACGACCGGATGGGGCACGAGCTGGGCGACCGCGTGCTGGTGGACATCGCCGGGCGGCTGCAGCAGTGCGTGCGCCCCGGCGACACCGTGTGCCGCCTGGGCGGCGACGAGTTCACCGTGCTGCTGCACTCCATCGGCGACCCCGGCGACGCCACCCGCGTGGCCGACCGCATCCGCGCCGAGCTGGTGTCGCCCTTCCGCCTCAGCCCGCACGAGCTGTTCGTGACCACCAGCATCGGCATCGCGGTGAGCGGCACGGCGGGGAACGACCTGGCCGAGCTGATGCGCCAGGCCGACACCGCGCTGTACCGCGCCAAGGCCGGCGGCAAGGCGCGCTACGAGGTGTTCGACCGCGAGATGCACGAGAGCACGCTGGCGCGCCTGCAGCTGGAGAGCGACCTGCGCACCGCGGTGCGCGGCGGCGGCCTGAGCCTGCAGTACCAGCCGGTGATCTCGATGGAGACGGGGCTCATCTCCTCGTTCGAGGCGCTGGTGCGCTGGCGCCACCCCTCGCGGGGAACGCTGGAGGCGCGGCACTTCGTTCCCGTGGCCGAGGACACCGGGCTGGTGGGGGCCATCGACCGCTGGGTGCTGCGCGAGGCCTGCCGCCAGCTGCACGCCTGGCAGCGCCAGTTCGGCGAGCGCTCGCCGCGGGTGAGCGTGAACGTCTCGGCGCGCGAGCTCCTCTCGCACGACGGCGTGGAGCACCTGCGCAAGGTGCTGGCGGAAACCGGCGCCGAGCCGTCGCTGCTGCGGCTGGAAGTGCCCGAGTCGGTGCTGGCCGACTCGCGGGTGGAGGAGGTGCTGCGCGCGCTGCGCGGGCTGGGCGTGGTGGTGCAGGTGGACCAGTACGGCACCGTGGGCTCCACCCCCGCGTCGCTCAGGCGGCTGGAGGTGGAGGCGGTGAAGGTGCACCGCTCGGTGCTGCAGCAGGAGGCGGGCGACCCCGAGGTGCTGCGCGCCATCGTGAGCCTGGCGCACGCGCTGCACCTGGTGGTGGTGGTGGGCGGGGTGGAGACCGACGAGCAGATGACGCGGCTGCGGTCGATGGGGTGCGACTTCGTGCAGGGGTTCTTCCTCTGCGGCCCCGTGGACGCCGAGGAGGCCCGGCGGATGATGGTGACGGAGAAGCACGCGGCTTGAGACCCGCCGCGCGGGCGCCGCGGGCCGTCCCCTCCGCGCGTTTTTCGGGACGGCGGGCCGGACGGAAGCGGGGCCGGATGCTGGCGCGGGCCTTGCTACGTATCGACGGCGCACTCCCCCCGAAACCCCGCCTCCCCTCCGCGTTTGCGGCCCTTCGAGGCCACGACGGGCCGGGAAGGATCGAAAGTTTTGCAACTCTCTTGCGGGACCGCCGACTCCGGCGTTTCTTTCCCCGACTCCACCCCCACGACCTCGACGAGGCGTTCAATGAACCCCATCCGCCTGCACATCCTCGAGCGGGAGATCGAGAGCCTCTGCACGCTGGCGCTCGAGACCGCCGACGATCTGGAATCGCGCTCCCCGGGGGCCGACGGCGCCGACGCCGCCGTGCTGGCCCAGGCGGTGGCGCACCTGGCGCTGAAGGTGTCGTACCTGCTCTGGCGCTTCGGGCGCCGCGTGAGCGACCGCTACGCCTCGGCCGAGGCCGAGAGCCTGCTGAACCGGCTGGGGCTTACCGAGGCCTCGCCGCTGGCGCCCAACCACATGGCGCCCTTCGCCGACCTGCTCACGCTGTCCAGCGGCGAGCTGCTGCGCTCGGTGGACGCGGGGATGATGACGGTGACGGTGCGCGGGGTCACGCGCTCGCTGCGTCCGGTGGTGGCCGCGCTGGCGCGCGTGGCCGCCGAGCTGGGCGCCGGGAGCGGCGCCGAGCGCCCCCTGGCCGGCGCCGCCGTAGCCTGATCCCCGCCGGCAGATGGAACGAGCCGCCGCCGCGCACCACGCGCGGCGGCGGCTTTCTGCCGTCCGGCATCGCCGCTCGCGTCGAGATTCCCGAAGTCTCTCACCGGTGGCGAGGAGGAACCGCGGATCCGTTCTCCGTGACCTCCGCGCCTCC is drawn from Longimicrobium sp. and contains these coding sequences:
- a CDS encoding putative bifunctional diguanylate cyclase/phosphodiesterase gives rise to the protein MSVHADFSAGPIGPAPGVTADTGGHPVECAPEGLDYRGVFLGSPHAVLAVDSWGRVTAANPACRDLWHAPAGSLIDAPFLSLVWPEDRARAQEALDAARAGAAPELPLALARRDGNRQETTARLVLVDGCTLLYLCAVPELAAGLAADAVLREIVDGSAELFFYHQDGAGVLEYVSPGVSRVLGYAPEELVGTPLERLAEPCPAGPAPEAAAENGASHIHAFRDRRGRTVYLELIEAPVRRGSGDAGVQGLARDVTRQKRLEEQLVHEALHDPLTGLPNRALFLDRLQHTARASTRDPGALFAILLVDVDDFKHINDRMGHELGDRVLVDIAGRLQQCVRPGDTVCRLGGDEFTVLLHSIGDPGDATRVADRIRAELVSPFRLSPHELFVTTSIGIAVSGTAGNDLAELMRQADTALYRAKAGGKARYEVFDREMHESTLARLQLESDLRTAVRGGGLSLQYQPVISMETGLISSFEALVRWRHPSRGTLEARHFVPVAEDTGLVGAIDRWVLREACRQLHAWQRQFGERSPRVSVNVSARELLSHDGVEHLRKVLAETGAEPSLLRLEVPESVLADSRVEEVLRALRGLGVVVQVDQYGTVGSTPASLRRLEVEAVKVHRSVLQQEAGDPEVLRAIVSLAHALHLVVVVGGVETDEQMTRLRSMGCDFVQGFFLCGPVDAEEARRMMVTEKHAA